A stretch of Flavobacterium sp. N1994 DNA encodes these proteins:
- the glmM gene encoding phosphoglucosamine mutase: protein MTLIKSISGIRGTIGGQVGDNLTPVDAVKFASAYGTFLKNNIKKDKLKVVIGRDARISGPMIHNLVVNTLIGLGIDVIDLGLSTTPTVEVAVPMEEADGGIILTASHNPKQWNALKLLNAKGEFLSGAEGAIILEIAEAEAFTFSDVDSLGEITVNDAYMDIHIDEVLDLPLVDAEAVAKRKFKVVVDGVNSSGGIIIPKLLEQMGVECVKLYCEPNGHFPHNPEPLKEHLGDICKLVVEEKADFGIVVDPDVDRLAFISNDGEMFGEEYTLVACADYVLSKTPGNTVSNMSSSRALRDITNKHNGSYQASAVGEVNVVELMKKTNAIIGGEGNGGIIYPELHYGRDSLVGVALFLTYLANQDKTVAELRASYPQYYMSKNKIELTPQIDVDAILVAMTEKYKNEEINTIDGVKIDFAENWVHLRKSNTEPIIRIYTEAATQDEADKLALRIIEEIKAVAGI from the coding sequence ATGACGTTAATCAAATCTATATCAGGTATTCGCGGTACCATCGGCGGACAAGTGGGCGACAATTTAACACCAGTAGATGCTGTAAAATTTGCTTCAGCCTATGGCACTTTTCTAAAGAACAACATCAAAAAAGACAAGTTAAAGGTAGTTATCGGACGTGATGCTCGTATCTCGGGACCGATGATTCACAATTTGGTGGTGAATACGTTGATTGGTTTAGGGATTGATGTGATTGATTTGGGGTTATCCACTACGCCAACAGTTGAGGTAGCTGTTCCTATGGAAGAAGCGGATGGAGGCATTATTTTAACGGCTTCTCACAACCCAAAACAATGGAATGCATTGAAGTTATTGAATGCTAAAGGCGAGTTTTTAAGCGGAGCAGAAGGGGCTATTATTTTAGAGATTGCCGAGGCTGAAGCGTTCACCTTTTCGGATGTGGATTCCTTGGGAGAAATTACCGTGAATGATGCTTACATGGATATTCATATTGATGAGGTCTTAGATTTACCTTTAGTTGATGCCGAAGCGGTAGCTAAAAGAAAGTTTAAAGTAGTGGTGGATGGTGTGAATTCTTCGGGTGGGATTATCATTCCGAAGTTATTAGAGCAAATGGGCGTAGAGTGCGTGAAATTATACTGCGAACCTAATGGTCATTTTCCCCACAATCCAGAACCATTGAAAGAACACTTAGGCGATATCTGTAAATTGGTGGTAGAGGAGAAAGCGGATTTTGGAATTGTGGTGGACCCAGACGTAGATAGATTAGCTTTCATTTCAAATGATGGCGAAATGTTTGGAGAAGAATATACCTTGGTCGCTTGCGCTGATTATGTATTGAGTAAAACTCCAGGGAATACCGTTTCGAATATGTCCTCTTCTCGTGCCTTGCGTGATATTACCAATAAGCACAACGGAAGCTATCAAGCCAGTGCAGTAGGAGAGGTGAATGTAGTTGAACTGATGAAAAAAACCAATGCTATCATAGGGGGTGAAGGAAACGGCGGTATCATTTATCCTGAGTTGCATTACGGAAGAGACAGTTTGGTAGGGGTGGCGTTGTTCTTAACGTATTTGGCAAACCAAGACAAAACGGTGGCCGAATTAAGAGCATCCTACCCACAATACTACATGAGCAAAAACAAAATTGAGTTGACGCCACAAATAGACGTAGATGCGATATTGGTAGCCATGACCGAGAAATACAAAAACGAAGAAATCAATACCATTGATGGGGTAAAAATAGACTTTGCCGAAAACTGGGTACACTTACGCAAATCCAACACCGAACCGATTATCCGTATTTATACTGAAGCCGCCACACAAGACGAAGCCGATAAATTAGCGTTAAGAATTATTGAGGAGATAAAGGCTGTAGCTGGGATATAA
- a CDS encoding VOC family protein: MAYINPYLLFNGNCEEAFLFYQSVFGGEFPYMGKFKDMPADDNCPPLTAEDAERVMHVSLPIGNTILMGSDSNSQSGDVVMGANVSISINTESRAEADKIFNGLSAGGNAFMPMNDTFWGAYFGMFIDKFGIHWMVNFDEVPQQ; this comes from the coding sequence ATGGCATACATAAATCCTTATTTACTGTTTAACGGGAATTGCGAAGAAGCCTTCCTATTTTATCAATCTGTTTTTGGTGGTGAGTTTCCTTATATGGGAAAATTCAAAGACATGCCTGCTGATGACAATTGTCCTCCACTCACGGCAGAAGATGCTGAAAGAGTAATGCACGTATCGTTACCCATTGGCAATACCATTTTAATGGGAAGCGATAGCAATTCACAAAGCGGTGATGTGGTAATGGGAGCTAATGTTTCGATTTCTATCAATACCGAAAGTCGTGCCGAAGCAGACAAAATCTTCAACGGATTATCCGCTGGCGGAAATGCTTTTATGCCTATGAATGATACCTTTTGGGGCGCCTACTTCGGGATGTTTATTGATAAATTTGGCATTCATTGGATGGTCAACTTTGACGAAGTACCTCAACAATAA